Proteins encoded together in one Musa acuminata AAA Group cultivar baxijiao chromosome BXJ3-6, Cavendish_Baxijiao_AAA, whole genome shotgun sequence window:
- the LOC135639648 gene encoding zinc finger A20 and AN1 domain-containing stress-associated protein 5-like, with protein MAEEQRCQEGHRPCANNCGFFGSPATLNLCSKCYRDHRLKEEEKQQPQQAASSSSSSATAAEVVVEESLCASSSSSPASFVGAEAGEPSVLVASATAAAATETEKKGPNRCAKCRKRVGLTAGFRCRCGATYCGTHRHAEQHGCTFDFKAAGRAAIARANPVVRAVKLHKI; from the coding sequence atgGCGGAAGAGCAGCGATGCCAAGAGGGGCACCGCCCGTGCGCGAACAACTGCGGTTTCTTCGGGAGCCCCGCGACGCTCAACCTCTGCTCCAAATGCTACCGCGACCACCGCCTCAAGGAGGAGGAAAAGCAGCAGCCGCAGCAAgcggcgtcgtcgtcgtcgtcgtccgcgACCGCAGCCGAGGTGGTCGTCGAGGAATCCCTctgcgcctcctcctcctcctcgccggcCTCCTTTGTGGGTGCTGAGGCGGGGGAACCTTCGGTCCTGGTCGCCTCGGCGACGGCCGCCGCGGCGACGGAGACGGAGAAAAAGGGGCCGAACCGGTGCGCGAAGTGCCGGAAGAGGGTGGGGCTGACGGCGGGGTTCCGGTGCCGGTGCGGCGCCACCTACTGCGGGACCCACCGGCACGCGGAGCAGCACGGCTGCACCTTCGACTTCAAGGCGGCCGGCCGCGCTGCCATCGCCCGCGCCAACCCCGTCGTCAGGGCCGTCAAGCTCCACAAGATCTGA